In the Pseudomonas sp. ADAK2 genome, one interval contains:
- a CDS encoding glutathione S-transferase family protein, whose protein sequence is MLKIWGRKNSSNVRKPLWAAEELGLAYEAIDAGGAFGVVDTPEYRAMNPNGRVPVIQDDGFVLWESNAIVRYLMARHANETHWYPQDLQARASADKWMDWTTSSFAGPFRTVFWGVLRTPKEQQDWSAINAAIQECNDLLAMADQALAAKPYLSGDEIGMGDIPLGSFIYAWFEMPIERAPQPHLEAWYARLKQRPAYQKAVMTALT, encoded by the coding sequence ATGCTGAAGATCTGGGGTCGGAAAAACTCGTCGAATGTCAGGAAACCACTGTGGGCCGCCGAGGAACTTGGCCTGGCCTATGAAGCCATCGATGCCGGTGGCGCCTTCGGTGTGGTGGACACGCCGGAGTACCGCGCGATGAATCCCAATGGTCGCGTTCCGGTGATCCAGGACGATGGTTTTGTGCTGTGGGAATCCAACGCCATCGTGCGTTACCTGATGGCGCGACATGCCAACGAAACACACTGGTATCCGCAAGATCTTCAGGCGCGGGCATCCGCCGACAAATGGATGGACTGGACCACTTCGAGCTTCGCCGGCCCATTCCGCACTGTGTTCTGGGGCGTGTTGCGCACGCCGAAAGAGCAGCAAGACTGGTCTGCCATCAACGCCGCGATCCAGGAATGCAACGATTTGCTAGCGATGGCCGATCAGGCGCTGGCTGCCAAGCCATATCTGTCCGGCGATGAAATCGGCATGGGCGATATTCCCCTTGGCAGCTTCATTTATGCCTGGTTCGAGATGCCGATCGAGCGCGCGCCGCAGCCGCATTTGGAAGCCTGGTATGCGCGACTGAAGCAGCGCCCGGCGTATCAGAAAGCCGTCATGACCGCGTTGACTTAA
- a CDS encoding DUF2062 domain-containing protein, translated as MPRRLFKRYMPDPTSIREHKSLRFLGTLLHDPNLWHLNRHSVARAMAVGLFAAFLPIPLQMLLAAILAIMVRGNMPIAVSLVWLTNPITMPAVFFCTYQTGAWLMDVPARHLPDELTWEWISGELSTLWQPFLLGSVVTGLVLGALAYCLTMMYWRWWVGRQWKRRRKNRM; from the coding sequence ATGCCCCGGCGCTTATTCAAACGCTACATGCCAGACCCGACCAGCATCAGGGAACACAAATCCTTACGCTTTCTCGGCACCCTGCTGCATGACCCCAACCTCTGGCACCTCAATCGTCATTCGGTGGCTCGGGCGATGGCCGTCGGGCTGTTCGCGGCGTTCCTGCCGATTCCGCTGCAAATGCTCCTTGCCGCCATCCTCGCGATCATGGTCCGCGGCAATATGCCGATTGCGGTGAGCCTGGTCTGGCTGACCAACCCGATCACCATGCCTGCCGTTTTCTTCTGTACGTATCAGACCGGGGCCTGGTTGATGGACGTGCCCGCTCGTCATCTGCCGGACGAGTTGACCTGGGAGTGGATCAGCGGCGAACTCTCGACGTTGTGGCAGCCGTTTTTGCTTGGTTCGGTGGTGACGGGGTTGGTGCTTGGGGCGCTGGCGTATTGCCTGACCATGATGTATTGGCGTTGGTGGGTCGGACGGCAATGGAAGCGGCGCAGGAAAAACCGGATGTAG
- a CDS encoding transglutaminase-like domain-containing protein — protein MHEYLRPGRFIDSDHPAVVEFAEKHRGVSRDPREQAINLYYAVREAVRYNPYTFSRDPDTLRGSYALATGESYCVPKATLLAGCARHCGIPARIGLADVRNHLSTPRLLELLKSDVFAMHGYTELYLNERWVKATPAFNQGLCELFNVAPLEFDGVNDSVFHPFNRDGEQLMEYLVDHGQFPDVPEAFFFEHLEKCYPHLFGEQLPVLLGDMQSDLSRA, from the coding sequence ATGCACGAGTATCTGCGTCCCGGCCGCTTCATCGATAGTGACCACCCTGCGGTGGTGGAGTTCGCGGAAAAACATCGCGGTGTCAGTCGCGATCCGCGCGAGCAGGCGATCAATCTCTATTACGCGGTGCGCGAGGCCGTGCGCTATAACCCTTACACCTTCAGCCGCGACCCAGACACCTTGCGTGGCAGTTACGCATTGGCGACCGGCGAAAGTTATTGCGTGCCCAAGGCCACGTTGCTGGCCGGGTGCGCCCGGCATTGCGGGATCCCGGCACGCATCGGCCTGGCGGACGTTCGCAATCACCTGTCGACCCCGCGCCTGCTCGAACTGCTCAAGAGCGATGTGTTCGCCATGCACGGTTATACCGAGCTGTACCTGAACGAACGCTGGGTCAAAGCCACGCCGGCGTTCAATCAAGGCTTGTGCGAATTGTTCAATGTCGCGCCGCTGGAATTCGATGGCGTCAACGACAGCGTGTTCCATCCCTTCAACCGCGACGGCGAGCAATTGATGGAATACCTGGTGGACCACGGCCAGTTCCCTGATGTGCCCGAAGCGTTCTTTTTCGAACACCTGGAAAAGTGCTACCCGCACCTGTTCGGCGAACAATTGCCGGTGCTGTTGGGGGACATGCAGAGTGATTTGAGTCGCGCCTGA
- a CDS encoding ABC transporter ATP-binding protein, which translates to MSSALSIRQLTKTYGNGFQALSGIDLDVAEGDFFALLGPNGAGKSTTIGILSTLVNKTTGTVNIFGHDLDKNPAQLKRSIGVVPQEFNFNQFEKTFDIVVTQAGYYGIPPKIAKERAEQYLTQLGLWDKRDVPSRSLSGGMKRRLMIARALVHEPRLLILDEPTAGVDIELRRSMWTFLTELNQKGITIILTTHYLEEAEQLCRNIGIIDHGTIVENTSMKQLLSQLHVETFLLDIKNTLGVVPQLLGYPTKLLDSHTLEVQVDKAMGITALFTQLAQQNIEVLSLRNKTNRLEELFVSLVEKNLSKVAV; encoded by the coding sequence ATGAGTTCCGCTCTGTCCATCCGGCAGCTAACCAAAACCTACGGCAACGGTTTCCAGGCCTTGAGTGGTATCGATCTGGACGTCGCCGAAGGTGACTTTTTCGCCTTGCTCGGCCCTAACGGCGCCGGCAAATCCACGACCATCGGCATTCTCTCGACCCTGGTGAACAAGACCACGGGCACGGTGAATATCTTCGGTCACGACCTGGACAAGAATCCTGCGCAGCTCAAGCGCTCCATCGGCGTGGTGCCGCAGGAATTCAACTTCAACCAGTTCGAAAAGACTTTCGACATCGTTGTGACCCAGGCCGGTTACTACGGCATCCCGCCGAAAATCGCCAAGGAACGCGCCGAGCAATACCTGACGCAACTGGGCCTGTGGGACAAACGCGATGTGCCGTCGCGCTCGTTGTCCGGCGGTATGAAGCGGCGCCTGATGATCGCCCGCGCCCTGGTTCACGAACCGCGTCTGCTGATCCTCGACGAACCGACGGCGGGGGTGGACATCGAGTTGCGTCGCTCGATGTGGACCTTCCTCACCGAGCTGAACCAGAAAGGCATCACCATCATCCTCACCACCCATTACCTGGAAGAGGCTGAGCAGTTGTGCCGCAACATCGGGATCATCGACCACGGCACCATCGTCGAAAACACCAGCATGAAGCAGTTGCTCAGCCAACTGCATGTGGAAACCTTCCTGCTCGACATCAAGAACACCCTGGGCGTGGTCCCGCAGTTGCTCGGTTATCCGACGAAGCTGCTCGACAGCCACACCCTGGAAGTACAGGTGGACAAGGCCATGGGCATCACCGCGCTGTTCACCCAGTTGGCGCAGCAGAACATCGAAGTGCTGAGCCTGCGTAACAAAACCAATCGCCTCGAGGAGTTGTTCGTGTCCCTGGTGGAGAAAAATCTGTCGAAGGTGGCGGTATGA
- a CDS encoding ABC transporter permease, translating into MSSELQPNLVALNTIVYREVRRFTRIWPQTLLPPAITMVLYFVIFGNLIGKQIGGMGGFTYMEYIVPGLIMMSVITNSYGNVVSSFFGSKFQRSIEELMVSPVSPHTILIGYTLGGVLRGLMVGIIVTILSLFFTDLQVHHLGVTILVVVLTATIFSLLGFINAVFARNFDDISIIPTFVLTPLTYLGGVFYSITLLPPFWQTVSLANPVLHMVNAFRYGILGVSDIKISVAITFMLVATVALYIGCARLLVSGRGMRT; encoded by the coding sequence ATGAGTTCCGAGCTGCAACCTAACCTCGTTGCCCTCAATACCATCGTTTACCGTGAGGTAAGGCGCTTCACTCGGATCTGGCCGCAGACCCTGCTGCCGCCGGCCATCACCATGGTCCTGTACTTCGTGATCTTCGGTAACCTGATCGGCAAGCAGATTGGCGGCATGGGCGGCTTCACTTATATGGAGTACATCGTGCCGGGGCTGATCATGATGTCGGTGATCACCAACTCGTACGGCAACGTGGTGTCGAGTTTCTTCGGCAGCAAGTTCCAGCGTTCCATCGAGGAATTGATGGTGTCGCCGGTGTCGCCGCACACGATCCTGATCGGCTACACCCTGGGCGGCGTGCTGCGCGGGTTGATGGTCGGGATCATCGTGACCATCCTGTCGCTGTTCTTCACCGATTTGCAGGTGCATCACTTGGGCGTGACCATCCTGGTGGTGGTACTGACGGCGACGATCTTCTCGCTGCTGGGCTTCATCAACGCGGTGTTTGCGCGCAACTTCGATGACATCTCGATCATCCCGACCTTCGTGCTGACACCGCTGACGTACCTGGGCGGGGTGTTCTACTCGATCACCTTGCTGCCGCCGTTCTGGCAGACCGTGTCCCTGGCCAACCCGGTGTTGCACATGGTCAACGCGTTCCGCTACGGCATCCTTGGCGTGTCGGACATCAAGATCAGCGTGGCGATCACCTTCATGCTGGTGGCGACCGTGGCCTTGTACATCGGTTGTGCGCGGTTGCTGGTGAGTGGGCGCGGGATGCGGACCTGA
- a CDS encoding DNA internalization-related competence protein ComEC/Rec2: MRTGMVALALGLLALRFLPALPPVWLWLLLPVVGLMLLPFRTYPLAFFLFGFSWAGGSAQSALDDRLSAGLDGETRWVEGRVSGLPQNNETVVRFELTDARSRHGAVPSLMRLAWYGGPPVNSGERWRLAVKLKRPTGLINPHAFDYDAWLLAQGIGATGTVKDGRRLSPARWAWRDGIRQRLLSVDAQGRAGALAALVLGDGAGLSRDDWQVLQDTGTVHLLVISGQHIGLLAGSVYLLIAGLARYGLWPRRWPWLPWACGLAFAAALGYGLLAGFEVPVRRACVMIALVLLWRLRFRHLGAWWPLLLAFDGVLLLDPLASLQPGFWLSFAAVAVLIFTFGGRLGPWRWWQTWTRAQWLIAIGLGPLLLMLGLPVSVSGPLVNLLAVPWISLLVLPPALVGTVLLPVPYVGEGLLWLAGGLIDLLFKGLALMANPFPAWVPVAVPLWVGAIGVLGACLLLMPRGVPLRPLGWPMLLLLVFPPRDEVPEGLAEIWQLDVGQGLAILVRTRQHTLLYDAGPRFGDFDLGERVVLPSLRKLGINGLDLMLISHADADHAGGARAINEGLPVARVISGDPLALPVELHAEGCESGRQWGWDGVTFQLWQWSSASESNQKSCVLQIEANGERLLLTGDIDIHAERALLDSPLAQPTDWLTAPHHGSRSSSSMLLLTALQPKAVLISRGHGNSFGHPHPTVMARYRKRGLRIYDSAEHGAVRLLLGSFEPPRTMRQQRRFWRDAPAADK, encoded by the coding sequence ATGCGCACAGGGATGGTAGCGCTGGCGCTCGGGTTGTTGGCGCTGCGTTTTTTACCGGCATTACCGCCGGTCTGGTTATGGCTGTTGCTGCCGGTGGTGGGTTTGATGCTGCTGCCGTTTCGCACTTATCCGCTGGCGTTTTTCCTGTTCGGCTTCAGTTGGGCCGGCGGGAGTGCGCAGTCGGCACTGGATGATCGGCTATCGGCAGGCCTGGACGGCGAAACCCGCTGGGTGGAAGGCCGGGTCAGCGGTTTGCCGCAAAACAACGAGACAGTGGTGCGTTTCGAATTGACGGATGCGCGTTCGCGACACGGGGCGGTGCCGTCGCTGATGCGCCTGGCCTGGTACGGCGGACCGCCGGTCAACAGCGGCGAGCGCTGGCGCCTGGCGGTGAAGTTGAAGCGCCCGACCGGGCTGATCAATCCCCATGCCTTCGATTACGACGCCTGGCTGCTGGCCCAGGGCATCGGCGCCACCGGCACGGTGAAGGATGGCCGGCGCCTTTCACCCGCCCGCTGGGCCTGGCGCGACGGCATCCGCCAGCGTTTGCTCAGTGTCGATGCCCAAGGGCGAGCCGGGGCATTGGCGGCGTTGGTGCTGGGCGATGGCGCCGGGTTGAGCCGCGACGACTGGCAGGTGTTGCAAGACACCGGCACCGTGCACCTGTTGGTGATTTCCGGGCAGCACATCGGTTTGCTGGCAGGCTCGGTGTACCTGCTGATCGCCGGGCTGGCCCGTTATGGCCTGTGGCCGAGACGTTGGCCCTGGCTGCCGTGGGCATGTGGCCTGGCGTTCGCGGCAGCCCTCGGTTATGGGCTGCTGGCCGGTTTCGAAGTGCCGGTGCGGCGGGCCTGCGTGATGATCGCCCTGGTGCTGTTGTGGCGCCTGCGCTTTCGTCATCTGGGGGCGTGGTGGCCGCTGTTGCTGGCGTTTGATGGCGTGTTGCTGCTGGACCCGCTGGCGAGTCTGCAACCGGGTTTCTGGTTGTCCTTTGCTGCTGTAGCGGTGCTGATTTTCACCTTCGGCGGTCGACTGGGTCCGTGGCGCTGGTGGCAAACCTGGACCCGCGCCCAATGGCTGATCGCTATCGGTCTAGGCCCGCTGCTGCTGATGTTGGGGTTGCCGGTCAGTGTCAGCGGGCCGCTGGTCAATCTGCTGGCGGTACCGTGGATCAGTCTGCTGGTATTGCCTCCAGCCTTGGTCGGGACAGTGCTGTTGCCGGTGCCTTACGTAGGGGAAGGGTTGCTGTGGCTGGCGGGCGGTCTGATCGACTTGCTGTTCAAGGGGCTGGCGCTGATGGCGAATCCGTTCCCCGCGTGGGTGCCGGTGGCGGTGCCATTGTGGGTCGGAGCCATCGGCGTATTGGGCGCCTGTCTATTATTGATGCCGCGAGGCGTGCCGTTGCGCCCATTAGGTTGGCCAATGCTGTTGCTGCTGGTCTTCCCGCCGCGCGACGAAGTGCCCGAAGGCCTGGCCGAGATCTGGCAACTGGACGTCGGCCAGGGCTTGGCGATCCTGGTGCGCACTCGCCAACACACGCTGCTGTATGACGCCGGCCCGCGCTTCGGTGATTTCGATCTTGGCGAGCGAGTGGTCCTGCCGTCATTACGCAAACTGGGCATAAACGGCCTCGACCTGATGCTGATCAGTCACGCCGACGCCGACCATGCTGGCGGGGCTCGTGCAATCAATGAGGGGTTGCCGGTGGCGCGAGTGATCAGCGGCGATCCGCTGGCGCTGCCCGTCGAATTACACGCCGAAGGCTGCGAGAGCGGTCGGCAATGGGGCTGGGATGGCGTGACGTTCCAGCTCTGGCAATGGTCCTCGGCCAGCGAAAGCAATCAAAAGTCCTGTGTCCTGCAGATCGAAGCCAACGGCGAACGCTTGCTGCTGACCGGCGATATCGACATACACGCCGAACGCGCACTGCTGGACAGCCCTTTGGCGCAGCCCACCGATTGGTTGACAGCGCCGCACCACGGCAGCCGCAGTTCCTCATCCATGCTGCTGCTCACCGCGTTGCAACCCAAAGCCGTGCTGATCTCCCGCGGCCACGGCAATTCCTTCGGCCACCCCCATCCCACGGTGATGGCGCGTTATCGCAAGCGTGGCCTGCGCATCTACGACAGCGCCGAGCACGGTGCCGTCCGTCTACTGCTGGGAAGCTTCGAGCCACCGCGGACGATGCGTCAACAACGGCGCTTCTGGCGCGATGCGCCGGCGGCGGACAAATGA